A single genomic interval of Prunus dulcis chromosome 5, ALMONDv2, whole genome shotgun sequence harbors:
- the LOC117627342 gene encoding beta-adaptin-like protein B codes for MSGHDSKYFSTTKKGEIPELKEELNSQYKDKRKDAVKKVIAAMTVGKDVSSLFTDVVNCMQTENLELKKLVYLYLINYAKSQPDLAILAVNTFVKDSQDPNPLIRALAVRTMGCIRVDKITEYLCDPLQRCLKDDDPYVRKTAAICVAKLYDINAELVEDRGFLESLKDLISDNNPMVVANAVAALAEIQENSNRPIFEITSHTLSKLLTALNECTEWGQVFILDALSKYKAADAREAENIVERVTPRLQHANCAVVLSAVKMILQQMELITSTDVVRNLCKKMAPPLVTLLSAEPEIQYVALRNINLIVQRRPTILAHEIKVFFCKYNDPIYVKMEKLEIMIKLASDRNIDQVLLEFKEYATEVDVDFVRKAVRAIGRCAIKLERAAERCITVLLELIKIKVNYVVQEAIIVIKDIFRRYPNTYESIIATLCESLDTLDEPEAKASMIWIIGEYAERIDNADELLESFLESFPEEPAHVQLQLLTATVKLFLKKPTEGPQQMIQVVLNNATVETDNPDLRDRAYIYWRLLSTDPEAAKDVVLAEKPVISDDSNLLDPSLLDELLANIATLSSVYHKPPEAFVTRVKTTTQKTEDEDYGSETGNSESPAHIADSAASPPTSSGAPYAAARQAAPAPASPAHAAAAPVPDLLGDLIGMENSAIVPVDQPASPAGPPLPVVLPASTGQGLQISGQLTRREGQIFYSLLFENNTQSPLDGFMIQFNKNTFGLAAAGPLQVPQVQPGTSAGTLLPMVTFQNMSQGPPSSLLQVAVKNNQQPVWYFNDKISLHVFFTEDGRMERANFLETWRSLPDSNEITRDFPGIVVSNVEATLDRLAASNMFFIAKRKHANQDVFYFSVKIPRGIPFLIELTTVVNNPGVKIAIKTPSPETAPLFFEAMETLLKD; via the exons ATGAGCGGGCACGACTCCAAGTACTTCTCCACCACCAAGAAGGGTGAAATCCCTGAGCTCAAGGAAGAGCTCAATTCTCAATACAAg GATAAGAGAAAAGATGCTGTTAAGAAGGTGATCGCTGCAATGACTGTTGGGAAGGATGTTTCATCTCTGTTCACAGATGTAGTGAATTGCATGCAAACAGAAAATTTGGAGCTGAAGAAGCTGGTCTATTTATATCTGATAAATTATGCTAAAAGCCAGCCTGACCTAGCAATACTTGCGGTGAATACATTTGTCAAG GATTCACAAGACCCAAATCCTTTGATTCGTGCTTTAGCTGTCCGGACGATGGGTTGCATTCGTGTCGATAAAATTACAGAATACCTTTGTGATCCCCTTCAGAGGTGTCTCAAG GATGATGATCCATATGTTCGCAAGACAGCAGCCATATGTGTTGCCAAACTTTATGACATAAATGCGGAGTTAGTTGAGGATAGGGGTTTCCTGGAATCTCTCAAGGATTTGATATCTGATAATAATCCTATGGTTGTAGCAAATGCTGTGGCTGCTCTGGCTGAAATTCAAGAGAATAGTAATAGACCCATCTTTGAGATCACTAGTCACACTCTATCAAAGCTCCTTACCGCCTTAAATGAATGCACAGA GTGGGGTCAAGTTTTCATATTGGATGCTCTTTCTAAATACAAGGCAGCAGATGCTCGTGAAGCTGAAAATATCGTAGAGCGAGTTACACCACGACTACAACATGCTAACTGTGCTGTTGTACTTTCAGCTGTTAAG ATGATCCTCCAACAAATGGAACTTATCACTAGTACTGATGTCGTCAGAAATCTTTGCAAAAAGATGGCTCCTCCACTTGTGACACTACTCTCTGCTGAGCCTGAGATACAATATGTTGCATTGAGAAACATCAACCTTATAGTACAAAGACGGCCTACAATCCTTGCCCATGAAATAAAG GTATTCTTCTGCAAGTACAATGATCCGATTTATGTAAAGATGGAAAAGTTAGAAATCATGATAAAGCTTGCTTCAGACCGAAATATAGACCAG GTTTTGTTGGAGTTCAAAGAGTATGCTACAGAAGTAGATGTGGATTTTGTTCGAAAAGCTGTCCGTGCCATTGGTCGCTGTGCCATCAAATTAGAAAGAGCAGCTGAGCGGTGCATTACTGTTCTACTTGAGCTGATAAAGATCAAAGTAAACTATGTAGTTCAAGAGGCCATTATCGTCATCAAAGATATCTTTAGAAGATATCCGAATAC CTATGAATCCATTATTGCAACTCTCTGCGAAAGCCTAGACACTTTAGATGAACCAGAAGCCAAG GCATCAATGATCTGGATAATTGGTGAATATGCGGAAAGAATTGACAATGCTGATGAGCTCCTTGAAAGCTTTCTGGAAAGTTTCCCTGAAGAGCCTGCACATGTCCAGTTGCAATTGCTGACTGCAACTGTCAAACTCTTCCTTAAAAAGCCAACTGAAGGGCCACAGCAGATGATACAG GTTGTTTTGAATAATGCTACTGTGGAAACAGACAATCCCGATTTACGAGATCGGGCATACATATATTGGCGCCTTTTATCAACTGATCCAGAG GCAGCCAAGGATGTTGTGTTGGCTGAGAAACCAGTGATCAGTGATGATTCAAACCTGCTTGATCCATCTCTTCTTGATGAGCTTCTTGCAAACATTGCCACGTTATCCTCTGTGTATCACAAGCCCCCAGAAGCATTTGTTACCCGTGTGAAGACCACAACCCAAAAAACTGAAGATGAGGACTATGGTAGTGAAACAGGAAATTCTGAATCACCTGCTCATATTGCTGATAGTGCTGCATCCCCACCAACCAGTTCAGGTGCTCCATATGCTGCAGCAAGACAAGCAGCCCCTGCACCAGCTTCGCCTGCACATGCAGCTGCTGCTCCAGTACCAGATTTACTTGGTGATCTGATTGGCATGGAAAATAGTGCTATCGTCCCTGTGGATCAGCCTGCTTCTCCTGCCGG ACCTCCATTGCCTGTCGTGCTACCAGCATCAACTGGTCAAGGTTTACAAATCAGTGGTCAGTTGACACGTAGAGAAGGCCAAATATTTTACAGTTTATTGTTTGAGAACAACACACAGAGTCCATTAGATGGGTTCATGAttcaattcaacaaaaatacatttGGTCTTGCAGCTGCTGGACCCCTTCAG GTTCCACAAGTGCAACCTGGGACATCAGCGGGGACTCTCCTGCCTATGGTTACGTTCCAGAATATGTCTCAAGGTCCTCCAAGCTCACTATTGCAGGTTGCTGTAAAAAACAATCAACAACCAGTCTGGTACTTTAACGATAAAATCTCATTGCATGTCTTCTTTACTGAGGATGGGAGAATGGAGCGTGCAAACTTTCTTGAG ACATGGAGGTCCCTTCCAGATTCAAATGAGATTACAAGGGACTTCCCTGGAATTGTGGTGAGTAATGTTGAAGCGACTCTGGACCGCCTAGCTGCTTCAAACATGTTCTTCATTGCGAAGCGTAAACATGCCAACCAGGATGTGTTCTATTTCTCTGTAAAAATCCCTCGAGGAATACCATTCTTAATTGAACTGACCACAGTCGTCAATAACCCCGGCGTCAAGATTGCAATCAAGACTCCAAGCCCAGAGACGGCACCTCTTTTCTTTGAAGCCATGGAGACGCTCCTCAAGGATTGA
- the LOC117628022 gene encoding general transcription and DNA repair factor IIH helicase subunit XPB1, with translation MGHGDKGRPSKKLKFSAKEITHLDDEDAYFGGEDIDDDVRDGEGKKRDFTKLELKPDHINRPLWACADGRIFLETFSPLYKQAYDFLIAIAEPVCRPESMHEYNLTPHSLYAAVSVGLETETIISVLNKLSKTKLPKEMIDFIHGSTANYGKVKLVLKKNRYLVESPFPEVLKTLLKDEVISKSRIISEGSHGSDGFTISKTMGEIGAGPSDLLNEAELAAVAEEKETHAFEVDPTQVENVKERCLPNALNYPMLEEYDFRNDTVNPDLDMELKPQAQPRPYQEKSLSKMFGNGRARSGIIVLPCGAGKSLVGVSAASRIRKSCLCLATNAVSVDQWAFQFKLWSTIRDEQICRFTSDSKERFRGNAGVVVTTYNMVAFGGKRSEESEKIIEEIRNREWGLLLMDEVHVVPAQMFRKVISLTKSHCKLGLTATLVREDERITDLNFLIGPKLYEANWLDLVKGGFIANVQCAEVWCPMTKEFFAQYLKKENSKKKQALYVMNPNKFRACEFLIRFHEQQRGDKIIVFADNLFALVEYAMKLRKPMIYGATSHVERTKILEAFKTSRDVNTIFLSKVGDNSIDIPEANVIIQISSHAGSRRQEAQRLGRILRAKGKLQDRMAGGKEEYNAFFYSLVSMDTQEMYYSTKRQQFLIDQGYSFKVITGLPPPDSGPELNYHSLDDQLALLTKVLSAGDEAVGLEQLEEDADDIALHKARRFGGSMSAMSGANGMVYMEYSTGRHKLGKGQMKSKPKDPAKRHHLFKRRFG, from the exons ATGGGGCACG GTGATAAAGGCCGACCCAGTAAAAAGCTCAAATTTTCTGCCAAG GAAATCACACACCTGGATGACGAAGACGCATATTTCGGTGGCGAAGATATCGACGACGATGTTCGAGATG gtgaagggaaaaagaggGACTTTACCAAGTTAGAATTGAAACCGGACCACATCAATCGGCCTTTATGGGCTTGCGCTGATGGCCGAATTTTCCTCGAAACTTTCTCACCTTTGTACAAACAAGCATATGATTTTCTCATTGCCATTGCAGAACCCGTTTGCAG GCCAGAATCGATGCATGAGTACAATTTGACCCCGCATTCGTTGTATGCCGCTGTGTCAGTTGGTCTTGAAACGGAAACCATCATTTCTGTTTTGAATAAGTTGTCAAAGACCAAGCTTCCCAAAGAAATGATTGATTTCATACATGGTTCTACTGCCAATTACGGCAAAGTGAAGCTTGTGCTTAAGAAGAATCGGTACCTTGTCGAATCCCCATTCCCAGAG GTATTGAAGACATTGCTTAAAGACGAAGTTATATCTAAATCAAGGATTATCTCTGAG GGTTCTCATGGAAGTGATGGATTTACGATTAGCAAAACAATGGGTGAAATTGGAGCTGGTCCCAGTGATTTGCTAAATGAAGCAGAATTGGCAGCTGTggctgaagaaaaagaaactcatGCATTTGAAGTCGATCCTACACAG gttgaaaatgttaaGGAACGTTGCTTGCCTAATGCTTTGAATTATCCCATGTTGGAGGAGTATGACTTCAGAAATGATACT GTTAACCCTGATCTTGATATGGAACTGAAGCCTCAAGCGCAACCACGACCGTATCAGGAGAAGAGCTTGAGTAAAATGTTTGGGAACG GGAGAGCAAGATCTGGAATTATTGTGCTACCCTGTGGTGCCGGAAAATCTCTAGTTGGTGTTTCTGCAGCTTCCCGAATAAGAAAGAGCTGCCTTTGTTTAGCAACAAATGCTGTTTCTGTTGATCAGTGGGCTTTTCAGTTCAAGTTGTGGTCTACCATCCGTGATGAGCAAATTTGTCGTTTCACATCTGATAGTAAAGAAAGGTTCCGTGGAAATGCCGGGGTGGTTGTGACAACATATAACATGGTTGCCTTTGGTGGCAAGAGGTCTGAAGAATCTGAAAAGATTATTGAAGAAATAAGAAATAGAGAATGGGGATTGCTTCTCATGGATGAG gTACACGTTGTTCCTGCTCAAATGTTTCGAAAGGTCATTAGCCTTACTAAGTCTCACTGCAAGCTGGGTCTCACTG CCACACttgtgagagaggatgagaggaTCACAGATCTGAACTTCCTTATTGGTCCAAAATTGTATGAAGCAAACTGGTTGGATTTGGTAAAAGGTGGATTTATTGCAAATGTACAGTGCGCTGAAGTATGGTGTCCAATGACAAAAGAGTTCTTTGCGCaatatttgaagaaagagAACTCCAAGAAAAAGCAG GCACTTTATGTGATGAACCCAAATAAGTTCAGGGCATGCGAGTTTCTTATTCGGTTTCATGAACAGCAACGTGGCGAcaaaattattgtctttgctGACAATCTTTTTGCTCTCGTGGAATATGCAATGAAACTTCGGAAACCTATGATCTATGGTGCCACCAG CCATGTTGAGAGGACAAAAATCCTAGAAGCTTTCAAAACAAGTCGGGATGTAAACACTATATTTTTGTCTAAG GTAGGTGATAATTCCATAGACATTCCGGAGGCAAATGTGATAATTCAGATATCGTCACATGCTGGTTCAAGGCGTCAAGAAGCGCAGCGTCTTGGTCGTATTCTAAGGGCAAAG GGTAAACTTCAGGATCGGATGGCAGGAGGTAAAGAGGAGTACAATGCATTCTTTTATTCCCTCGTGTCAATGGATACACAG GAGATGTACTATTCGACTAAACGACAGCAGTTTTTGATTGACCAAGGTTATAGTTTCAAG GTTATTACAGGCTTGCCCCCACCTGATTCTGGTCCTGAGTTGAACTACCACAGTCTTGATGACCAACTGGCACTACTCACGAAG GTGTTGAGTGCTGGTGATGAGGCAGTTGGCTTAGAGCAACTAGAAGAAGATGCTGATGACATTGCCCTTCATAAAGCCCGTCGGTTTGGTGGATCCATGAGTGCTATGTCAGGTGCAAATGGGATGGTTTACATGGAATACAG TACTGGGAGACACAAACTTGGCAAAGGCCAGATGAAGAGTAAGCCCAAGGATCCGGCCAAGCGACATCATTTGTTTAAAAGACGGTTTGGGTGA
- the LOC117628574 gene encoding putative zinc finger protein CONSTANS-LIKE 11 encodes MSSSDLYVLDDSFFRHSSSSDMASYEPDQFFSEPFSPFSDIDILQAISDHQSNQNPVENQSHHNNSLDQSSPTVLSSSPPSYQLESLSLCQATHLNPLDQNCTNLANGLPNFCAFDALEVKTEQCHLAFDQNAYNNNQVFGPHSYSGAENVAKFMQRSFSSNSFDGKPGVVFQPCFDSLMESSTFQNQALSSPENSFLAGQMRRVSSTGDLQNFRTARNPRESSVMEEAAANFKMGRYSAEERKERISKYRAKRSQRNFNKTIKYACRKTLADNRPRIRGRFARNDETGEVLKAACSSNRKEDEDELWVEGFNVEEEENGTVRGGGGGGGQFMNNFGATQFQYYGF; translated from the exons TCTCCCTTCTCAGACATTGACATCCTCCAAGCAATCTCAGATCACCAAAGCAACCAAAACCCAGTTGAAAACCAGTCTCATCATAATAATTCACTCGACCAAAGCTCTCCTACAgtcctctcttcttctccccCAAGTTACCAATTGGAAAGCTTGAGCCTTTGCCAAGCAACCCATCTGAACCCTCTGGATCAAAACTGCACAAATTTGGCAAATGGGTTGCCTAATTTCTGTGCTTTCGATGCTCTGGAAGTCAAAACTGAGCAATGCCATTTAGCTTTTGACCAAAACGCTTATAATAATAACCAAGTTTTTGGTCCTCATAGCTACAGTGGTGCAGAGAATGTGGCAAAGTTTATGCAGAGGAGTTTTAGCAGCAACTCCTTCGATGGCAAGCCTGGTGTTGTCTTCCAACCTTGCTTTGATTCTCTCATGGAATCTTCAACTTTTCAAAACCAAGCCTTGAGCTCTCCTGAAAACAGCTTTTTAGCTGGCCAAATGAGAAGGGTTTCCAGCACTGGAGATTTGCAA AATTTTAGAACGGCTCGCAATCCGAGAGAGAGCTCAGTGATGGAGGAAGCTGCTGCAAACTTCAAAATGGGCAGGTACAGCGCagaagagaggaaagagagaattTCAAAGTACAGAGCCAAGAGGTCGCAGAGAAACTTCAACAAGACCATTAAG TATGCATGTCGAAAAACACTAGCGGATAACCGACCCCGCATACGTGGCAGATTTGCACGCAACGACGAAACTGGTGAGGTTCTCAAGGCTGCATGTTCAAGTAACAGAAAAGAAGACGAAGATGAACTCTGG gtggAAGGGTTCAatgtggaagaagaagagaatggAACAgtgagaggaggaggaggaggaggaggacaGTTCATGAACAATTTTGGAGCAACTCAGTTTCAGTACTATGGCTTTTGA